In Thermodesulfovibrio thiophilus DSM 17215, the following are encoded in one genomic region:
- a CDS encoding sigma-54-dependent transcriptional regulator: MTKILVVDDEKITLKNLEHVLKKENYDVVATDSGLEALKLIEEQPFDIVLTDIKMEKIDGFEILRKCKSLYPDTEVIMITGYATVENAVEAMREGAFYYISKPFKLEIIRKIIKEADEKINLKKEVKHLREQLDFHEKINIITQNSKMLKLLEIARQIAPTDCSVLITGESGTGKELFARYIHLNSLRKNRSFLAVNCGAFTEELLSNELFGHEKGAFTGATTFKKGLIEIASSGTLFLDEITEMSLTMQAKLLRVIQEKEFFRLGGTIPVHVDVRFIAATNKDIRDEVKKGKFREDLYYRLNVVNLEIPPLRERQDDIPLLVAYFLKKYSYLMKKNVTKISEEVLNILLNYKYPGNVRELENLIERAVVLCSSSQIAIEHLPDDLKELKIKVFTKKEGKFMTLEEVEREYIKWVLKEVYNNKTLAAQILGIDRVSLWRKIKNYRLEN; this comes from the coding sequence ATGACGAAGATTCTTGTAGTAGATGATGAAAAAATAACGCTGAAAAATCTAGAACATGTATTAAAAAAAGAAAACTATGACGTGGTTGCTACAGATAGTGGTTTAGAGGCTTTAAAACTTATTGAAGAACAGCCATTTGACATAGTTTTAACTGATATAAAAATGGAAAAGATTGATGGATTTGAAATATTAAGAAAATGTAAGAGTCTCTATCCAGATACAGAGGTTATAATGATAACAGGCTATGCTACAGTGGAAAACGCTGTTGAGGCAATGAGAGAGGGAGCATTTTATTATATTTCCAAACCCTTTAAATTAGAGATTATTCGTAAAATTATTAAAGAAGCCGATGAAAAGATAAATCTAAAAAAAGAAGTTAAACATCTCAGAGAGCAACTTGATTTCCACGAAAAAATTAACATTATTACTCAAAACAGTAAAATGCTTAAACTTCTGGAAATAGCCCGCCAGATAGCTCCTACAGACTGCAGTGTATTGATAACCGGAGAAAGTGGAACAGGGAAGGAACTTTTTGCAAGATATATTCATCTTAATTCATTAAGGAAAAATAGATCTTTTCTGGCAGTAAATTGCGGAGCTTTTACAGAAGAACTTCTCTCAAATGAGCTTTTTGGGCATGAAAAAGGAGCTTTTACAGGGGCTACCACATTTAAAAAAGGCTTGATTGAAATAGCTTCATCAGGCACTCTATTCCTTGATGAAATAACAGAAATGTCTTTAACCATGCAGGCTAAACTTTTAAGAGTAATTCAGGAAAAAGAATTTTTCCGATTAGGAGGAACAATTCCTGTCCATGTGGATGTAAGGTTTATAGCAGCAACGAATAAGGATATAAGAGACGAGGTTAAAAAAGGCAAATTCCGGGAAGACCTTTATTACAGATTGAATGTTGTCAATCTGGAAATTCCACCATTAAGGGAAAGGCAGGATGATATTCCATTGCTGGTGGCTTATTTTTTGAAAAAATACTCTTATTTGATGAAAAAAAACGTGACAAAAATCTCAGAAGAAGTATTAAATATTCTTTTAAACTATAAATATCCAGGCAATGTAAGAGAGTTAGAAAATCTTATTGAAAGAGCAGTTGTGCTGTGCAGTTCCTCACAGATTGCAATTGAACATCTTCCAGATGATCTCAAAGAATTAAAAATTAAAGTATTTACAAAAAAAGAAGGTAAGTTTATGACTCTTGAAGAAGTTGAAAGAGAATATATTAAATGGGTATTAAAAGAAGTTTACAATAATAAAACTCTTGCAGCGCAGATACTGGGAATTGATAGAGTCTCTCTGTGGAGAAAAATTAAAAATTACAGACTTGAAAACTAA
- a CDS encoding sensor histidine kinase — MFPKSIAQKIMIFYIAGIFVTVGLSLIVLSDIWLIKQKIELEGNISNLFETIQEIRRTEKNFFLYKNEVDYNDNLSYIKTVKNFIKNQKFEGLKIENAIQELSGTLQNYEALMLQLKENISSPSVTSLEQSIREQGKILTHIAENIKTTEHKIIKDSLNNILKYSIVLIIIFFIIPFILFGLGLTRLISGPLKELENKMKKIAEGKIYYIEVKSKDKEILSLVETFNKVLKELEAKQKQLIQAEKLSSLGTLMSGIAHELNNPLSNISTSCQILLEELEDSDTQYKKELLQAIESQTERAKNIIKTVLDFSRRRELKKETIPAQTLIKDTIIFIKGELPTKMNLSVEVENSLSIYADKQKIQQVLLNLIKNAIQACDNNGEIKIKVYSSTQEALDKHLFLKKEGKCVGELSVNKEFIIIEVQDNGPGISPEILSKIFEPFFTTKESKGSGLGLFITQELIRDHEGCICVDSVADRGTTFIIMLPKE; from the coding sequence ATGTTTCCAAAAAGTATTGCACAAAAAATTATGATTTTTTATATTGCTGGAATCTTTGTTACTGTGGGTTTATCCCTGATTGTTTTGTCTGATATCTGGCTAATCAAACAGAAAATAGAGCTTGAAGGAAATATTTCAAATTTATTTGAAACAATTCAGGAAATAAGAAGAACGGAGAAAAATTTTTTTCTTTATAAAAATGAGGTAGACTATAATGATAACCTGTCATACATTAAAACTGTTAAAAATTTTATCAAAAATCAGAAATTTGAAGGCCTTAAAATAGAAAATGCAATTCAAGAACTATCGGGTACGCTTCAGAACTATGAAGCCTTGATGCTTCAGTTAAAAGAAAATATAAGTTCTCCATCTGTTACCTCTCTTGAACAATCAATCAGAGAACAAGGCAAAATACTCACTCATATTGCAGAAAATATTAAAACTACAGAACACAAAATAATAAAAGACAGCCTAAATAATATTTTGAAATATAGTATTGTTTTGATAATTATATTTTTTATTATTCCTTTCATCTTGTTCGGACTTGGACTGACAAGATTAATCTCTGGACCATTAAAAGAGCTTGAAAATAAAATGAAAAAAATTGCAGAAGGTAAAATCTATTACATTGAAGTTAAATCCAAGGACAAAGAAATTCTTTCACTGGTTGAGACTTTTAATAAGGTCTTAAAAGAGCTTGAAGCAAAACAAAAGCAACTTATCCAGGCTGAAAAACTCTCTTCATTAGGAACTCTCATGTCAGGGATTGCTCATGAATTGAATAATCCTTTATCAAATATTTCAACGTCATGTCAGATACTTCTTGAAGAACTCGAAGATTCAGACACTCAATATAAAAAAGAGCTTCTTCAGGCAATAGAGTCCCAGACAGAGAGAGCCAAAAATATTATTAAAACGGTGCTTGATTTTTCAAGAAGAAGAGAATTGAAAAAAGAAACTATTCCTGCACAGACATTAATTAAAGACACAATTATTTTTATTAAAGGTGAACTACCAACAAAAATGAATTTAAGTGTTGAAGTAGAAAATAGTCTTTCGATATATGCTGATAAGCAGAAAATTCAGCAGGTCCTTTTAAATCTTATAAAAAATGCAATCCAGGCATGTGATAATAATGGAGAAATAAAGATAAAGGTTTACTCATCCACCCAAGAAGCGCTTGATAAACATCTCTTTTTGAAAAAAGAAGGGAAATGTGTTGGAGAACTTTCTGTTAATAAAGAGTTTATTATCATTGAGGTACAGGACAACGGTCCTGGAATTTCTCCAGAAATTTTATCAAAAATATTTGAGCCTTTTTTCACCACTAAAGAAAGTAAAGGCTCAGGGTTAGGGTTATTTATCACCCAAGAATTAATAAGAGATCATGAGGGCTGTATATGTGTTGATAGTGTTGCTGACAGAGGAACAACATTTATCATAATGCTACCAAAGGAATAA
- the lon gene encoding endopeptidase La, with the protein MGFFKKNNQNDENQTTIVEELKNKISHSEMPAQVKDIALKELDLLSKMNSSAAEYTITLTYIEYLTSLPWNKKTSDNLDLERAERILNERHYGLYGVKNRILEHLAVKILSSNRNPRILIVDDEEIARKNLEHVLKKENYEVVTAQNGTEAFKLLDDQEFEIVLTDVKMQGLDGFAVLEKIKAKYPNTKVMMITAYAAVDSAVEAIKRGACHYIAKPFKIEEVKLSIKQALQHRLSTISTRGSILCFAGPPGTGKTSLGKSIADALGRKFARISLGGIKDEAEIRGHRRTYAGAKPGRIIEEIRRTAVANPVLMLDEIDKICQDFKGDPASALLEALDPEQNCAFIDHYLDVPFDLSGVMFIVTANIPDNIQPALLDRMEVIEFSGYTEEEKENIALKHLIPKQTAEQGLTEFPPEFTREAILKIIQEYTREAGIRNLERMIATICRKLATEVVKGKKPKSSVKVTPELVEQYLGPRRYYFEVTDVKNRVGVVTGVVWTETGGDIIFVEAAKMKGKRELILTGSLGNIMRESAQAALSYIKSNASVLNISEDAFEDHDIHIHVPQGAIPKDGPSAGVTIAMALISLFTNKPARRDVVVTGELTLSGRILPVGGIKEKILAAKRAGVRAVIIPYRNKPDIENLPENFKKGLEIIFMEKIEDIVSKILI; encoded by the coding sequence ATGGGATTTTTTAAAAAAAATAATCAAAATGACGAAAATCAAACAACTATAGTTGAAGAACTCAAAAATAAAATTTCTCACTCTGAAATGCCAGCTCAGGTAAAAGATATTGCTTTAAAAGAACTCGATTTACTTTCAAAGATGAATTCTTCAGCAGCAGAGTATACAATTACATTGACATATATTGAGTATCTTACAAGCCTGCCATGGAATAAAAAGACATCTGATAATCTTGATCTTGAACGAGCAGAAAGAATTTTAAATGAAAGACATTATGGTCTTTATGGAGTAAAAAACAGGATTCTTGAACATCTTGCTGTAAAAATTCTATCTTCAAACAGAAATCCAAGAATTTTAATTGTTGATGATGAAGAAATAGCAAGAAAAAATCTAGAACATGTATTAAAAAAAGAAAACTATGAAGTAGTTACTGCGCAGAATGGAACAGAAGCTTTTAAACTTCTTGATGACCAGGAATTTGAAATAGTGCTGACGGATGTCAAAATGCAAGGCCTTGATGGATTTGCTGTATTGGAGAAAATCAAAGCAAAATATCCAAATACTAAGGTAATGATGATAACAGCCTATGCTGCAGTGGATAGCGCTGTTGAGGCAATTAAGAGAGGAGCATGTCATTATATTGCAAAGCCATTTAAAATAGAAGAAGTAAAACTTTCAATTAAACAGGCACTTCAGCACAGACTTTCAACTATTTCAACCAGGGGTTCAATTTTGTGTTTTGCTGGACCACCGGGAACAGGAAAAACATCTTTAGGAAAATCCATAGCAGATGCTTTAGGACGAAAGTTTGCAAGAATCTCTCTTGGAGGGATTAAAGATGAAGCAGAGATAAGAGGACACAGACGAACCTATGCTGGTGCAAAGCCAGGTAGAATAATAGAAGAAATTCGCAGAACTGCTGTGGCCAATCCTGTTTTAATGCTTGATGAAATAGATAAAATATGTCAGGATTTTAAAGGAGATCCTGCCTCTGCATTGCTTGAAGCACTTGATCCAGAACAGAATTGTGCTTTTATTGACCATTATCTTGATGTTCCTTTTGACCTTTCTGGAGTTATGTTTATAGTAACAGCTAATATACCTGATAATATCCAACCTGCCCTATTGGATAGAATGGAGGTTATAGAATTTTCAGGATATACAGAAGAGGAAAAAGAAAACATCGCATTAAAGCATCTGATTCCTAAACAGACAGCTGAACAGGGACTTACAGAATTTCCTCCAGAGTTTACCAGGGAAGCTATTTTAAAAATTATTCAGGAATATACAAGAGAGGCTGGAATAAGAAATCTTGAGAGGATGATAGCAACAATATGCAGAAAATTAGCCACTGAAGTTGTCAAAGGAAAGAAACCAAAAAGCTCAGTGAAGGTAACGCCGGAATTAGTAGAGCAATATCTTGGTCCGAGAAGATACTATTTTGAAGTTACAGATGTCAAAAACAGGGTAGGGGTTGTAACAGGAGTTGTGTGGACAGAAACCGGTGGAGATATTATATTTGTAGAAGCAGCTAAGATGAAGGGGAAACGAGAGCTTATTCTTACAGGTTCACTTGGAAATATTATGCGAGAATCTGCTCAGGCTGCTTTAAGCTATATTAAAAGTAATGCTTCTGTGTTGAACATCTCAGAAGATGCTTTTGAAGATCACGATATACACATCCATGTTCCTCAGGGAGCTATACCAAAAGATGGACCTTCAGCAGGCGTAACAATAGCAATGGCTCTAATTTCTTTATTTACAAATAAGCCTGCAAGAAGAGATGTAGTAGTTACAGGAGAACTCACTCTGAGCGGAAGAATACTTCCTGTGGGAGGCATTAAAGAAAAAATTTTAGCAGCAAAAAGAGCAGGTGTAAGGGCAGTAATAATTCCTTATAGAAATAAACCAGATATTGAAAATCTCCCAGAAAATTTTAAAAAGGGACTTGAAATTATATTTATGGAAAAAATTGAGGATATTGTTTCTAAAATTCTGATTTAA
- a CDS encoding sulfite exporter TauE/SafE family protein: MIDLTTNFIDLNLMNVMYLFFVGLIGGLVSGFIGSGGAFVLTPGMMSIGVPGLVSVATNMCHKFPKALVGAVKRAKFGQVDVKLGLVMGASAEVGVLVGAHIQEYIKKTFGDAGSNLYVSAAFVIVLSIVGTYVLFDAIKTKNNNKTNKAEEITKIAKWVRSVNIPGTMVYFKSLGGKVSFLFTIPLGFATGILASTIAVGGFIGVPGLMYVLGAPAIMASATELVIAFVMGLLGSLKYAMGGFVDIRLAMIILAGSLFGVQLGAIGTTYVKDYMIKIVMGVIMLIVLVSRGLMVPVYMGQLGLISPLPDNTVTMLKTISFITMVAALLIGALIICAALIKGMRAERKLNKLAEFEVSTTALK; encoded by the coding sequence ATGATCGATCTTACAACAAATTTTATTGATTTAAATTTAATGAATGTAATGTATTTATTCTTTGTTGGCCTTATAGGTGGACTAGTAAGCGGATTTATAGGTTCAGGAGGAGCATTTGTTCTTACACCTGGGATGATGAGCATAGGTGTGCCAGGCCTTGTTTCAGTTGCAACAAATATGTGTCACAAGTTCCCTAAAGCTCTGGTAGGAGCAGTAAAAAGAGCTAAATTTGGTCAGGTTGATGTTAAATTAGGTTTAGTTATGGGTGCTTCAGCAGAAGTAGGAGTTTTAGTTGGAGCACACATTCAGGAATATATTAAGAAAACATTTGGTGATGCTGGCTCAAATCTATATGTAAGCGCAGCTTTTGTTATTGTTTTGAGCATTGTTGGTACTTATGTACTATTCGATGCGATAAAAACCAAAAATAACAACAAAACAAATAAAGCAGAAGAAATTACAAAAATTGCAAAATGGGTTCGCTCGGTTAATATCCCTGGAACAATGGTTTATTTTAAAAGCCTCGGTGGAAAGGTTTCTTTCCTTTTTACAATTCCTCTTGGTTTTGCCACCGGAATTCTGGCATCTACCATAGCAGTTGGTGGTTTTATTGGTGTTCCTGGATTAATGTATGTGCTTGGTGCACCTGCAATAATGGCATCAGCAACTGAACTTGTTATTGCATTTGTTATGGGATTACTGGGCTCTTTAAAATATGCAATGGGTGGTTTTGTAGATATAAGACTTGCGATGATAATTTTAGCAGGTTCTCTTTTCGGGGTTCAGCTTGGTGCCATAGGAACAACTTATGTCAAAGATTACATGATAAAAATTGTAATGGGTGTAATAATGTTAATAGTGCTTGTTAGTAGAGGGTTGATGGTTCCTGTTTACATGGGACAACTCGGTTTAATCTCTCCATTACCAGACAATACTGTTACTATGCTTAAAACCATAAGCTTTATTACCATGGTGGCAGCCCTTTTGATAGGCGCTTTAATCATCTGTGCTGCTTTAATTAAGGGGATGAGGGCTGAAAGAAAACTGAACAAACTTGCTGAATTTGAAGTTTCAACAACAGCATTAAAATAA
- a CDS encoding universal stress protein, producing the protein MTVYNKILICIDGSQESLHAFEEAIKFAQDKKLDVFVLSVAPPYSGDLGLIGIGLSLQELNKAYQQALDVAKNIAERYKIYVQPLYEEGEPYEKIVDISEELSVDLIVMGKKGLSAVEQILIGSVTERVIGYSKVDVLVVPKFSSIKWNSIVVATDGSKDSKIACERALQIAKQYSCQKVSIVSIPEVASEVFAIKPEIFDTHLNKIKQHLTYWEEKFSKESIQTKIFIQEGKPYKQILEIASNTQSDIIITGSHGRTGLRRLLMGSTCQRVMGLSKIPILVIK; encoded by the coding sequence ATGACTGTTTATAATAAAATTTTAATATGCATTGATGGTTCACAAGAAAGTTTGCATGCCTTTGAAGAGGCTATCAAGTTTGCGCAGGATAAAAAGCTTGACGTTTTTGTTTTATCAGTTGCTCCGCCATATAGTGGTGATTTAGGGCTTATCGGAATAGGCCTGTCGTTACAGGAACTTAATAAAGCATATCAACAAGCTCTTGATGTGGCAAAAAATATTGCTGAAAGATATAAAATCTATGTTCAGCCTTTATACGAAGAGGGTGAACCTTATGAAAAAATAGTAGATATAAGTGAAGAATTGTCAGTAGATTTGATTGTGATGGGGAAAAAAGGGCTCAGTGCTGTGGAACAAATTTTAATAGGAAGTGTTACAGAAAGAGTAATAGGCTACAGCAAAGTTGATGTTTTAGTCGTTCCAAAATTCTCCTCAATAAAATGGAACAGCATTGTTGTGGCAACTGATGGCTCGAAAGACAGTAAGATTGCCTGTGAGAGAGCTTTGCAGATAGCGAAGCAGTATAGCTGCCAGAAGGTTAGCATTGTGTCAATTCCCGAAGTTGCGTCAGAAGTTTTTGCCATAAAACCAGAAATTTTTGATACGCATTTGAATAAAATCAAGCAGCATTTAACTTATTGGGAGGAAAAATTTTCAAAAGAAAGTATTCAAACAAAAATTTTCATACAGGAGGGGAAACCTTATAAACAGATTCTAGAAATAGCCAGTAATACACAATCTGATATCATCATTACAGGTTCTCATGGAAGAACAGGGCTACGCAGGCTTCTCATGGGAAGTACGTGTCAGAGAGTAATGGGACTTTCAAAAATTCCCATTTTAGTGATTAAATAA
- the pstC gene encoding phosphate ABC transporter permease subunit PstC, whose amino-acid sequence MFLSLTAITAFSVIVITVGIFIILFKESLPAMNKFGFEEFIFSKDWDPVQESFGAAPALIGTLITSFFALLLAIPVAIGIAIFITEIAPSALKGVIGTAIELLAAIPSIIYGMWGLFTLAPIMSKYIEPFFQSTIGKLPLIGKLFEGTPLGVDLFTASIILSIMIIPFTASIARDSFNLTPSVLKESAYAIGATKWEVVKDVVLPYSKLGVLGGVGLSLGRALGETMAVAFVLGNLNQIPTSLFDAAATVTVKLANEFTEADKDIYLSSLYYLALLLFIMSFTILAVAKIFLVRVEKR is encoded by the coding sequence ATGTTTCTTAGTTTGACAGCTATTACAGCATTCAGTGTAATTGTTATTACAGTAGGAATATTCATTATCTTGTTTAAAGAATCTCTGCCTGCCATGAATAAATTTGGTTTTGAAGAGTTTATTTTTTCTAAAGATTGGGATCCTGTTCAGGAATCATTCGGAGCTGCTCCTGCTTTGATTGGAACATTGATTACATCATTTTTTGCCCTTTTGCTTGCAATACCTGTAGCTATTGGAATAGCAATATTTATTACAGAGATTGCTCCATCAGCATTAAAGGGAGTTATCGGTACAGCTATTGAGCTTCTGGCTGCAATACCAAGTATAATTTACGGAATGTGGGGGCTTTTTACTTTAGCTCCAATAATGAGTAAGTATATTGAACCCTTTTTCCAGTCAACTATAGGAAAACTTCCTCTTATTGGCAAACTATTTGAAGGAACGCCTCTTGGTGTTGATTTATTCACAGCAAGTATTATTTTAAGTATAATGATTATACCTTTTACAGCATCCATAGCAAGAGATTCCTTTAATCTTACTCCTTCAGTGCTTAAAGAGTCTGCCTATGCAATAGGAGCAACAAAGTGGGAAGTTGTCAAAGATGTTGTACTACCTTACTCAAAACTCGGAGTTTTAGGAGGAGTAGGACTTTCTCTTGGAAGGGCTTTAGGTGAAACTATGGCTGTTGCATTTGTTCTGGGAAATCTTAATCAAATTCCCACATCACTTTTTGATGCAGCAGCCACTGTTACAGTAAAGCTTGCTAATGAATTTACAGAGGCTGATAAAGATATATATCTGAGTTCTCTTTACTATCTTGCGCTGCTTCTCTTTATCATGAGCTTTACAATTCTTGCAGTAGCAAAAATTTTTCTGGTTAGGGTAGAAAAAAGATAA
- the pstA gene encoding phosphate ABC transporter permease PstA — MKKRKIISGLALFISFLAAVWGIFWLFFIIFDVLRHGISAINPALFFNDPVPPGETGGGLRNAFVGHLLITLFATLIGVPIGVLGGTFIAEYGRKYQISKVISTLADIMVSIPAIIVGAFIYAVMVTPLGHFSGWAGAVSLGIIMIPTVLRTTENMLSLIPWTLREAAFALGAPYYKVIIQIVYRGAATGILTGIILAIARVTGEAAPLLFTAFNNSFFSINMNEPIASLTVTIFQYAMGPYEDWHIQAWGASLMITVFILFATIAGRILIKGRYKD, encoded by the coding sequence ATGAAAAAAAGAAAAATAATAAGTGGGTTAGCACTTTTCATATCATTTCTTGCAGCAGTATGGGGTATTTTCTGGCTATTTTTTATAATTTTTGATGTCCTAAGACATGGGATATCTGCTATAAATCCTGCCTTATTTTTTAATGATCCAGTTCCTCCTGGAGAGACTGGAGGAGGATTAAGAAATGCCTTTGTAGGACATCTTTTAATTACACTATTCGCTACTTTAATTGGAGTTCCCATTGGAGTTCTTGGTGGAACCTTTATTGCCGAATATGGAAGAAAGTATCAAATTTCAAAAGTTATAAGCACGCTTGCAGATATTATGGTAAGTATTCCTGCAATAATTGTAGGCGCTTTTATTTATGCAGTAATGGTTACCCCTCTTGGACATTTCAGTGGATGGGCTGGTGCAGTTTCGCTTGGTATTATTATGATTCCTACTGTTCTCAGAACCACTGAAAATATGCTTTCCCTGATACCATGGACATTGAGAGAAGCTGCCTTTGCTCTTGGAGCACCTTACTATAAAGTGATTATTCAGATAGTTTACCGTGGAGCAGCAACAGGGATTCTTACTGGAATTATTCTTGCAATTGCAAGAGTTACAGGAGAAGCTGCACCTCTTCTTTTTACAGCCTTCAATAATTCATTCTTCTCAATAAATATGAACGAGCCAATTGCATCATTAACAGTAACAATATTTCAGTATGCCATGGGTCCCTATGAGGACTGGCACATTCAGGCATGGGGTGCGTCACTAATGATTACAGTATTTATTCTCTTTGCAACTATTGCGGGAAGAATTCTTATAAAAGGGAGGTACAAGGATTGA
- the pstB gene encoding phosphate ABC transporter ATP-binding protein PstB — translation MIPEIEVKSLNFYYTGNIHILKNINMTVYKNKVTALIGPSGCGKTTLLRCFNRMHDLYAGNKYDGEIIFQGSNILVKDTDLIELRSKIGMVFQKPTPFPMTIFENIAYGLKLKGAKKRAELKERVEKALKDAALWDEVRDKLNTNAFGLSGGQQQRLCIARALAVEPEIILFDEPTSALDPISTAKIEELIISLKDRVTIIIVTHNMQQAARISDWTGFMMLGELIEYDKTEKIFTVPSNKLTEEYITGRFG, via the coding sequence TTGATACCTGAAATTGAGGTAAAAAGTCTTAATTTTTACTATACTGGTAATATTCATATACTTAAAAACATAAACATGACAGTATATAAAAATAAAGTAACTGCTCTTATTGGTCCTAGTGGATGTGGTAAGACAACACTTCTTAGATGCTTTAACAGAATGCATGATCTTTATGCAGGGAATAAATATGATGGAGAAATAATATTTCAGGGCAGTAATATACTTGTAAAAGATACAGACCTTATAGAATTAAGAAGCAAAATAGGAATGGTGTTTCAGAAGCCAACTCCTTTTCCTATGACAATTTTTGAAAATATTGCTTATGGATTAAAGCTAAAGGGAGCGAAGAAAAGAGCAGAATTAAAAGAACGAGTTGAAAAAGCTTTAAAAGACGCAGCTCTCTGGGATGAGGTAAGGGATAAACTTAATACCAATGCTTTTGGACTTAGTGGAGGTCAGCAGCAACGCTTATGTATTGCACGAGCACTTGCAGTTGAGCCAGAAATTATATTATTTGATGAACCAACAAGCGCTCTTGATCCAATATCAACAGCAAAAATTGAAGAACTTATTATTTCATTAAAAGATAGAGTAACAATTATAATTGTTACTCACAATATGCAGCAGGCAGCAAGAATCTCTGATTGGACAGGTTTTATGATGCTTGGTGAACTTATTGAATATGACAAAACTGAAAAAATATTCACAGTGCCGTCAAATAAGCTTACAGAAGAATATATAACTGGAAGATTTGGTTAA
- a CDS encoding DUF814 domain-containing protein: MSKAIALYSGGLDSLLAILTVKEQNIEVAAFKFLTGFGNALKQEDEDLARKFSFELQEVDIREKFFEILKNPRYGYGKNLNPCIDCKILMLKEAKTIMHQYNAEFIVTGEVSGQRPMSQKKGIFSLMEKETSLKGLILRPLSAKLLPPTISELKGVIDRNLLYDISGRTRKPQIALAKKFGIEKIPQPAGGCLLTDPSFCKKVRDLFEHDELTIKKTELLRIGRHFRISDRCKIIVGRNESENETLLKINKGVFLFPSDFKGPVVFLSGTYSEREIQVAASICVYYSKRKNTEIVIKNEITENKKIYDAILEQEIVKYRL; the protein is encoded by the coding sequence ATGTCTAAAGCTATTGCTTTATATTCAGGAGGACTTGACAGTCTTCTTGCAATTCTTACAGTGAAGGAACAAAATATAGAAGTTGCTGCTTTTAAATTTTTAACAGGATTTGGAAATGCATTAAAACAGGAAGATGAAGATTTAGCCAGGAAATTTAGCTTTGAACTACAAGAAGTCGATATTAGAGAAAAATTTTTTGAAATATTAAAAAATCCCAGATATGGTTATGGGAAAAATCTTAATCCCTGTATTGATTGTAAAATTTTAATGCTTAAAGAAGCTAAAACTATCATGCATCAATATAATGCTGAGTTTATCGTTACTGGAGAGGTTTCTGGACAGAGACCCATGAGTCAGAAAAAAGGAATATTTTCTCTAATGGAAAAGGAAACATCACTTAAAGGTTTAATATTAAGGCCTCTGTCTGCAAAGCTTCTTCCCCCTACAATATCTGAACTAAAAGGAGTTATTGACAGGAATCTTTTATATGATATTTCTGGCAGAACAAGAAAACCGCAGATTGCTCTCGCAAAAAAGTTTGGAATTGAGAAAATTCCTCAACCAGCAGGTGGATGTTTGCTTACTGATCCATCTTTCTGTAAAAAAGTTAGAGACCTTTTTGAACATGATGAATTAACCATTAAAAAGACAGAATTACTCAGGATTGGCAGGCATTTTAGAATTTCTGACAGATGTAAAATTATTGTCGGAAGGAATGAATCAGAAAATGAAACTCTTTTAAAAATCAATAAAGGAGTTTTCCTTTTTCCATCTGATTTTAAAGGACCTGTTGTTTTTTTATCAGGAACATACTCAGAAAGAGAGATTCAGGTTGCAGCATCAATATGCGTATATTATTCAAAACGAAAAAATACAGAGATAGTAATTAAAAATGAAATAACTGAAAATAAAAAAATTTATGATGCAATATTAGAACAAGAGATTGTAAAATACAGATTGTAA